One Candidatus Methylomirabilota bacterium genomic window carries:
- a CDS encoding ROK family protein: protein MVEAHASAIRSIRRFRTLAIDVGGTHLKAVVVDDGGHFLTKPVRVDTPVGSSPRAFVKTLAKLVAPLGSYDRVSVGFPGGLKNGHILTAPNLGNERWAGFDLGAALTEALGKPVRVANDADMQGLAVIAGKGLEMIITLGTGFGTGIYVDGRLAPHIELGRHPCRKGETYDEHVGNVARRRVGKRKWNKRVKRAIAQIRALVNFDHLYIGGGNAKKIDFKPDPDVTIVPNTAGMAGGAGLWRD from the coding sequence ATGGTCGAGGCTCACGCATCCGCAATCCGCAGCATCCGGCGCTTCCGCACGCTGGCCATCGACGTCGGCGGCACGCATCTCAAGGCGGTGGTGGTCGATGATGGCGGCCACTTCCTCACCAAGCCTGTCCGCGTGGACACTCCGGTGGGTAGCTCGCCGCGAGCCTTCGTCAAGACGCTCGCCAAGCTCGTCGCGCCTCTGGGGTCATACGACCGCGTCTCCGTGGGATTCCCGGGCGGCCTCAAGAACGGTCACATCCTGACCGCGCCCAATCTCGGCAACGAGCGCTGGGCGGGCTTCGACCTGGGGGCGGCCCTGACCGAGGCGCTCGGCAAGCCGGTCCGCGTGGCCAACGACGCGGACATGCAGGGGCTCGCGGTCATTGCCGGCAAGGGTCTCGAGATGATCATCACGCTCGGCACCGGCTTCGGCACCGGGATCTATGTCGATGGTCGGCTCGCGCCCCACATCGAGCTGGGGCGCCACCCCTGCCGGAAGGGCGAGACATATGACGAGCATGTCGGCAATGTAGCGCGCAGGCGGGTGGGCAAGCGGAAATGGAACAAGCGGGTGAAGCGGGCCATTGCCCAGATCCGGGCCTTGGTCAACTTCGACCACCTCTATATCGGCGGCGGCAATGCCAAAAAGATCGATTTCAAGCCAGATCCCGACGTCACCATCGTGCCCAATACGGCCGGGATGGCGGGCGGGGCCGGGCTCTGGCGGGATTAA